From a region of the Rhodococcus sp. 4CII genome:
- a CDS encoding DUF305 domain-containing protein, whose translation MVSSADPRHEPDADAEADNEADPAPARPGQRTALLVIGLIGAIALGFALGFFARLPLGDTGTAVPEAGSVDVGFSQDMSVHHSQAVEMSAIALTNATDPAVRSLAYDILTTQQNQLGQMQGWLTLWDQPALPSGGYMGWMESEHSDGHDHGSTESAHMGSMTKMPGMASSEDMAALRQATGPAVDVLYLQLMLRHHQGGLPMMEYAAQHASEDAVRGLAQTMVDTQQSEATVMTNMLTAKGAAPLPMN comes from the coding sequence ATGGTTAGTTCTGCCGATCCCCGGCACGAGCCCGACGCCGACGCTGAGGCCGACAACGAAGCCGATCCTGCCCCGGCCCGGCCCGGTCAGCGCACCGCGCTCCTGGTCATCGGGTTGATCGGTGCCATCGCCCTCGGATTCGCGCTCGGGTTCTTCGCCCGGCTTCCGCTGGGGGACACCGGCACCGCGGTACCCGAGGCGGGTTCCGTCGACGTCGGATTTTCTCAGGACATGAGCGTGCACCACAGCCAGGCGGTGGAGATGTCGGCGATCGCACTGACGAACGCCACCGACCCGGCAGTCCGGAGCCTCGCGTACGACATCCTCACCACGCAGCAGAACCAGCTCGGGCAGATGCAGGGCTGGCTCACACTGTGGGATCAGCCGGCGCTGCCGTCGGGCGGTTACATGGGCTGGATGGAGTCCGAGCATTCGGACGGGCACGACCACGGGTCCACCGAGAGCGCGCACATGGGTTCGATGACGAAGATGCCGGGCATGGCGTCGTCGGAGGACATGGCGGCGCTGCGTCAGGCCACCGGCCCCGCCGTCGACGTCCTGTACCTCCAGCTGATGCTGCGACACCACCAGGGCGGGCTTCCGATGATGGAGTACGCCGCGCAGCATGCGTCGGAAGACGCGGTCCGCGGCCTCGCGCAGACGATGGTCGACACGCAGCAGAGCGAGGCGACGGTGATGACGAACATGCTCACCGCGAAGGGTGCGGCGCCCCTCCCGATGAACTGA
- a CDS encoding DUF3105 domain-containing protein: MPSGSESRGPDKNSGAKSAKAIKAAKKKSGGVKAKGGASAPRNIPWLTIGAGAAVLALVAVLAINLIPKYQAKEEAAKYAPSAENPDPSVNIDGVVKVDYPAGIHIQPTQRVAYDQSPPFGGPHDAIWATCTGTVYPNAIRTENAVHSLEHGAVWIAYNPDEVSGDQVDTLKNKVDGQTYTLMSPYPGLDSPVSVQSWGHQLKVDSVDDPRIDQFITALRINKNTYPEVGASCSSIPGSGFDPDNPPPFDPSTPGADAVPMNGGGINPDQSESGGAGAQLPSGMQLPSDLQLPSDLQQAPAEGGNG; encoded by the coding sequence ATGCCAAGCGGTTCGGAAAGTCGCGGTCCCGATAAGAACTCGGGCGCGAAGTCGGCGAAGGCCATCAAGGCTGCCAAGAAGAAGAGCGGCGGCGTGAAAGCCAAGGGCGGCGCGTCCGCTCCCCGGAACATCCCGTGGCTGACGATCGGCGCCGGAGCGGCCGTTCTCGCACTCGTGGCTGTCCTCGCGATCAACCTGATCCCCAAATATCAGGCCAAGGAAGAGGCCGCGAAGTACGCGCCGAGCGCCGAGAATCCCGACCCGTCGGTCAACATCGACGGCGTCGTCAAGGTCGACTACCCGGCCGGCATCCACATCCAGCCGACGCAACGCGTCGCATACGACCAGTCGCCCCCGTTCGGCGGACCGCACGACGCGATCTGGGCGACGTGCACCGGAACGGTCTACCCGAACGCGATCCGCACCGAGAACGCCGTCCACTCGCTCGAGCACGGCGCCGTGTGGATCGCCTACAACCCGGACGAGGTGTCCGGCGACCAGGTGGACACGCTGAAGAACAAGGTGGACGGCCAAACGTACACGCTGATGTCGCCGTACCCGGGCCTCGACAGCCCCGTCTCCGTGCAGTCCTGGGGCCATCAGCTGAAGGTGGACAGCGTGGACGACCCGCGCATCGATCAGTTCATCACGGCGCTGCGGATCAACAAGAACACCTACCCCGAGGTCGGCGCGAGCTGCTCGTCCATCCCGGGTTCGGGATTCGACCCCGACAACCCGCCGCCGTTCGACCCGTCCACGCCGGGCGCGGACGCGGTTCCGATGAACGGTGGCGGAATCAACCCCGACCAGTCGGAATCGGGCGGCGCGGGCGCGCAGCTGCCGAGCGGGATGCAGCTCCCGAGCGACCTGCAGCTGCCGTCCGATCTGCAGCAGGCGCCGGCCGAGGGCGGCAATGGTTAG